From a single Micromonospora carbonacea genomic region:
- a CDS encoding UTP--glucose-1-phosphate uridylyltransferase, translating to MSEHSANPSAATATGRSRAVKAVIPAAGLATRFLPATKAVPKELLPVVDRPVLQYIVEEATQAGIGDVLLITGRGKTSMVDHFDRRPDLEARLESKGDAERLAAVRRPSELAEIYTCRQPEQLGLGHAIGYAESHVGDQPFAVLLGDEFVKPSEPLLPAMLELQARTGGIVLAFFEVDPAETKRYGIASVAPAEPELTDIGEVVKVTGMVEKPKPEDAPSNLAVLGRYVLPGRIFDAIRRTEPGSGGEIQLTDAMELLRTEGVPVHAIVYRGTRYDTGMPLGYLQTVVQLACEREDLGAEFRKWLAEFVNNGDETVTEAILNGMRDSSGGPNT from the coding sequence ATGTCGGAGCACTCAGCGAACCCCTCAGCGGCCACCGCAACCGGTCGTTCCCGCGCGGTCAAGGCCGTCATCCCGGCCGCCGGCCTGGCCACCCGGTTCCTGCCGGCCACCAAGGCGGTGCCCAAGGAGCTGCTGCCGGTCGTCGACCGGCCGGTCCTGCAGTACATCGTCGAGGAGGCCACCCAGGCGGGCATCGGCGACGTGCTGCTGATCACCGGGCGCGGCAAGACATCGATGGTGGACCACTTCGACCGCCGGCCCGACCTGGAGGCCCGGCTGGAGTCCAAGGGCGACGCCGAGCGGCTGGCCGCGGTGCGCCGCCCCAGCGAGCTCGCCGAGATCTACACCTGCCGGCAGCCGGAGCAGCTCGGCCTCGGCCACGCCATCGGCTACGCCGAGTCGCACGTCGGCGACCAGCCCTTCGCGGTGCTGCTCGGCGACGAGTTCGTCAAGCCGTCCGAGCCGCTGCTGCCGGCGATGCTGGAGCTACAGGCCCGCACCGGCGGGATCGTGCTGGCCTTCTTCGAGGTCGACCCGGCCGAGACCAAGCGGTACGGCATCGCCTCCGTCGCGCCCGCCGAGCCGGAGCTGACCGACATCGGCGAGGTCGTGAAGGTCACCGGCATGGTCGAGAAGCCCAAGCCGGAGGACGCCCCCAGCAACCTCGCCGTCCTCGGCCGGTACGTGCTGCCGGGGCGCATCTTCGACGCGATCCGGCGCACCGAGCCGGGCAGCGGCGGCGAGATCCAGCTCACCGACGCGATGGAGCTGCTGCGCACCGAGGGCGTCCCGGTGCACGCGATCGTCTACCGGGGCACCCGCTACGACACGGGGATGCCGCTGGGCTACCTCCAGACGGTGGTGCAGCTCGCCTGCGAACGCGAGGACCTCGGCGCGGAGTTCCGCAAGTGGCTCGCCGAGTTCGTCAACAACGGCGACGAGACCGTCACCGAGGCGATCCTCAACGGCATGCGCGACTCGTCGGGCGGTCCTAATACATGA